A single genomic interval of Mycolicibacterium holsaticum DSM 44478 = JCM 12374 harbors:
- a CDS encoding TetR/AcrR family transcriptional regulator — MTVTPRMPLPTVRGRQTKAAIDAAARAVIARKGILATTVSDIAAEAGRSTASFYNYYDSKEAMVREWAVRFRDEARKRSRSAAEPGLTDWERSYQVATAHWTTYRHRLAEMISVSQLAMVNDDFAQYWTDICALPIALITKMIKHAQRQGFCTDDDPHLTAVALVSMLNQFCYTQLSGGGENPVGRGDGKNPDDEACITALANIFHRTIYYRGPT, encoded by the coding sequence ATGACCGTCACGCCGCGCATGCCGCTGCCGACCGTGCGCGGCAGGCAGACCAAAGCCGCCATCGACGCCGCGGCCCGTGCGGTGATCGCACGCAAAGGCATTCTGGCCACGACGGTTTCGGACATCGCCGCCGAAGCGGGCCGTTCGACGGCGTCGTTCTACAACTACTACGACTCCAAGGAAGCGATGGTCCGTGAGTGGGCCGTGCGGTTCCGCGACGAAGCCAGGAAGCGGTCCCGGTCCGCGGCGGAACCCGGGCTTACCGACTGGGAACGGTCCTATCAGGTGGCCACTGCGCACTGGACCACCTATCGCCACCGGCTGGCCGAGATGATCAGCGTGTCGCAGCTGGCGATGGTCAACGACGATTTCGCGCAGTACTGGACGGACATCTGCGCACTACCCATCGCGTTGATCACCAAGATGATCAAGCACGCTCAGCGGCAAGGCTTTTGCACCGACGACGATCCGCACCTGACCGCGGTGGCGCTGGTGTCGATGCTCAACCAGTTCTGCTACACACAGTTGTCGGGCGGCGGTGAGAACCCCGTCGGGCGCGGCGACGGGAAAAATCCGGACGACGAGGCATGCATCACCGCGCTGGCCAACATCTTTCACCGGACGATCTATTACAGGGGGCCCACATGA
- a CDS encoding alpha/beta hydrolase, producing MTRTPVSAGAPGVTREFVGLDSSTARRAGAGGHPCQGLYHRGMGRKPKVAMIATHYQIDFSEHYLADYLATRGIGFLGWNTRYRGFESSFLLDHALVDIGVGVRWLRDVAGVETIVLLGNSGGGSLMAAYQAQAVDPHVTPLPGMRPAAGLTELPPADGYIASAAHLGRPDVLTAWMDGAVIDENDAVATDPDLDLFCEDNGPPYSPEFVQRYRTAQIARNHAITDWAETELKRVRAAGYSDRPFTVMRTWADPRMVDPSLEPTKRPANMCYAGVPVKANRSAHGIASACTLRNWIGMWSLRNAQTRAEPHLARIDCPALVINAEQDTGVYPSDAKRIYDALASTDKTQCSVDTDHYFTTPGARSEKADLIATWIAKRWH from the coding sequence ATGACCAGAACACCGGTGAGCGCCGGCGCGCCCGGCGTCACCCGTGAGTTCGTCGGACTCGACTCGTCGACCGCGCGGCGAGCCGGCGCCGGCGGCCACCCCTGCCAGGGGCTGTACCACCGCGGAATGGGGCGCAAACCCAAGGTCGCGATGATCGCCACGCACTACCAGATCGATTTCTCCGAACACTATCTCGCCGACTATTTGGCCACCCGCGGCATCGGGTTCCTAGGCTGGAACACCCGCTACCGGGGCTTCGAGAGCAGCTTCCTACTCGACCACGCGCTGGTCGACATCGGTGTCGGGGTGCGCTGGCTGCGCGACGTGGCAGGCGTGGAAACCATTGTGCTGCTTGGCAACTCAGGCGGCGGATCGCTGATGGCGGCCTACCAGGCCCAGGCGGTCGACCCGCACGTGACGCCGCTACCCGGAATGCGGCCCGCGGCCGGGCTCACCGAGTTGCCGCCCGCCGACGGCTACATCGCCAGCGCCGCGCACCTCGGCAGGCCCGACGTGCTCACCGCATGGATGGACGGTGCAGTGATCGACGAAAACGACGCCGTGGCAACCGACCCCGACCTCGACCTGTTCTGCGAGGACAACGGCCCACCGTACTCACCGGAGTTCGTGCAGCGCTACCGCACCGCGCAGATCGCCCGCAACCACGCGATCACCGACTGGGCCGAGACCGAACTCAAGCGCGTGCGCGCCGCCGGCTACTCGGACCGCCCGTTCACGGTGATGCGTACCTGGGCCGACCCGCGCATGGTGGACCCGAGCCTGGAACCGACCAAACGGCCGGCCAACATGTGCTACGCCGGCGTCCCGGTGAAGGCCAACCGCTCGGCACACGGCATCGCCTCGGCATGCACGCTGCGCAACTGGATCGGCATGTGGAGCCTTCGAAACGCGCAGACGCGCGCCGAACCGCACCTTGCCCGAATCGACTGCCCCGCACTGGTGATCAACGCCGAACAGGACACCGGGGTGTACCCGTCGGACGCCAAACGCATCTATGACGCGCTGGCCAGCACCGACAAGACGCAGTGCTCGGTGGACACCGACCACTACTTCACCACGCCCGGAGCCCGCAGCGAGAAGGCCGATCTGATCGCCACGTGGATCGCGAAACGATGGCATTAA